The proteins below are encoded in one region of Vespula pensylvanica isolate Volc-1 chromosome 4, ASM1446617v1, whole genome shotgun sequence:
- the LOC122628505 gene encoding lipase 3-like, with the protein MRIIFLHFLFIHIFVNSTAFKKNNILQNFNMFNKILSNDRYATNGKYNPDIDLNTGHIIRRYGYPSEAHYISTEDGYFLTLHRIPGKSKSSPVLLQHGLFCSSAHWVFTGPKNSLAFVLADHGYDVWLGNYRGNIYSKAHKYLSTSDSKFWEFSVHEHGIYDIPAMISYITRLTKNNVTYIGHSMGSTGFYIMSILRPNIASRVQLMFSLAPVAYMNHLNSPINIITPITSNLSMMLHYFGEGEVFPLNNAVMFLSRYFCNSGAIAHKVCSIVLNMLSGFDKSQFNDTLLPVIFGHTPAGTSYKVINHYNQEIFSGKFRQYDYGSEQNLKVYNSTEPPDYDTSKISVPMVLYYAENDFLSDVTDVLKLSKELKYLVDNYKIPFKKFTHLDFLFAPQAPQLFHKRLLQTMKKFVT; encoded by the exons ATGAGAAtaatctttttacattttctctttattcacATTTTTGTTAATTCGACCGCatttaagaagaataatatactacaaaatttcaatatgtTTAACAAGATTTTATCTAACGATCGTTATGCAACTAATGGAAAATATAATCCGGACATTGATCTCAACACT gGGCACATAATACGAAGATATGGTTATCCTTCTGAGGCACATTATATATCGACAGAGGATGGTTATTTTTTGACGCTACATCGAATTCCGGGCAAATCTAAATCATCCCCCGTTTTGTTGCAACACGGTTTATTTTGTAGTTCTGCTCATTGGGTATTCACCGGTCCAAAGAATTCTCTTG CTTTTGTATTAGCTGATCATGGGTATGACGTATGGCTTGGTAATTATCGCGGTAACATTTATTCAAAAGCACACAAGTATTTGTCAACGTCAGATTCTAAATTTTGGGAATTtag tgtTCACGAACAtggtatatatgatataccAGCAATGATATCATACATTACaagattaacaaaaaataatgtaacttATATTGGTCATTCTATGGGATCAACaggattttatataatgtccATTCTAAGACCAAACATTGCTAGTAGAGTTCAGTTAATGTTTAGTCTTGCTCCAGTTGCTTACATGAATCATTTAAATAGtcctataaatattataactcCTATTACATCTAATTTGTCG ATGATGTTACATTACTTCGGTGAAGGTGAGGTATTTCCATTAAACAATGCAGTAATGTTTCTTTCAAGATATTTTTGCAATAGTGGTGCAATAGCACATAAAGTGTGCAGTATAGTATTAAACATGCTTAGTGGATTCGATAAATCTCAATTTAACGAT aCATTACTACCTGTAATTTTTGGTCATACCCCTGCTGGTACGTCGTACAAggtaataaatcattataatcaaGAGATATTTTCTGGAAAATTTCGACAATACGATTACGGATCGGAGCAAAATCTAAAAGTTTATAATAGCACAGAACCACCTGATTATGACACATCTAAAATTTCGGTACCTATGGTATTATATTACGccgaaaatgattttttgtcGGATGTTACG GATGTTCTTAAATTATCGAAGGAATTGAAATACCTCGTGGATAATTATAAGAtaccatttaaaaaatttactcaTTTGGATTTTCTGTTTGCACCCCAAGCACcacaattatttcataaaagatTACTTCAGACAATGAAAAAGTTTGTAACGTAA